The genomic region TCCACCTTTTGCCAGAGGACACTGGACAGCGCCTGGTAAGGGCGGACCAGGATCATGTCGTACAAGGCGTCGAAATACCACCCCTTCAGAAGGAATACGAACAGCGGGGACTGGTCGTCCGCCTCCTCTATCCGTCGCTCTCTGCCGCGGCCATACCGGAAATGCGCGGCCACGAGACCCGCAAGGGCCAGCGCGCCGGCTATCGCCTGCAGTGCAACTTCTTCCCCGCCCGGGCCCTCTATCGTTTTTCCGCCCGGGACCGCGGCGAACAGGCGACCCAGGAACCCTTCCCCGAGGTAAGCGGGAAGGTCGAGAAGACCTCCGGAGAGGGCCAGGAGCGCCAGCGGGATCAGGACGGCCTGCATGGTCTTCAGCCCACCGGTCTCATGAGCTTCCTGGCTGGAACCTCCGAAGACGAGGTAGACCATGCGGAAGGTGTAGTAGGCGGTGACGAGAGCGGTGATGAGCGCAAGGAAGTACAGGGATTGGTACAAAATTCCGCCCTTGCTCCAGACGGCAAGGAGGATGCTGTCCTTGCTGAAAAAACCGCCGGTAAGCGGAATCCCGGCCAGGCAGGCGGCTCCGGCGAGGAAGCTCCAGAAGGTGACCGGCAGGGTGCGCCTGAGCCCGCCCATCTTGAAGATGTCCTGCTCGTGGTGCATGGCGGCTATGACGCACCCCGCGCCGAGGAAGAGGAGCGCCTTGAAGAAGGCGTGAACCAGCAAGTGGAAGGTTGCGGCGGTGACGGCTCCCGCGCCGACTCCGAGCATCATGTAGCCGATCTGGCTGATGGTCGAGAAGGCGAGCACGCGCTTCAGGTCACGCTGCGCCAAGGCGCAGGTGGCGCCGTAAAAGGCGGTCACCGCGCCGGTGACGGCGATGGCGGCCATGGCCGTCGGGGACGAGCCGACTAGGGGGAGCATGCGCGCCAGCAGGTAGACGCCGGCGGTTACCATTGTGGCCGCGTGGATCATGGCGGAGACCGGCGTCGGGCCGGCCATGGCGTCCGGAAGCCAGACCATGAGCGGCACCTGGGCCGATTTCCCCATGGCCGCAATGAGGAAGAGGATGCCGATGGCGGTGATGATGGAGCCTGGCATGAGGAAGCCCATGCCGTTTAGCTGGGTGACCGAAAGGGTGCCGAAGAGCTGGAACAGCCAGGCCAATGCTACCATGAGCGCTGTGTCGCCGATGCGGGTGGTGATGAAAGCCTTCCTCCCTGCGTCGGCGTTGTCCTTCTCCCGGTACCAGAAGCCGATCAGGAGGTACGAGCAGAACCCGACCCCCTCCCAGCCGAGGTAGAGGAGCGGCAGGCTTTCAGCCAGGACGAGGGTGAGCATGGCGAAGACGAAGAGGTTCAAGAGCGCGAAGTAGCGTGCGTAGTCCTCGTCGCCTCTCATGTAAAACACCGAGTAGATGTGGATCAGGCCGCAGACGAAGCCG from Citrifermentans bremense harbors:
- the nuoL gene encoding NADH-quinone oxidoreductase subunit L; amino-acid sequence: MQTYLSLMLLLPLLGGVFCALAGRKLPRVLVEALACATVWGSFACAVLSAAAYGGPQTVTLTEWFASAELQIPVSLYLDPLSLSLCLMVGFVCGLIHIYSVFYMRGDEDYARYFALLNLFVFAMLTLVLAESLPLLYLGWEGVGFCSYLLIGFWYREKDNADAGRKAFITTRIGDTALMVALAWLFQLFGTLSVTQLNGMGFLMPGSIITAIGILFLIAAMGKSAQVPLMVWLPDAMAGPTPVSAMIHAATMVTAGVYLLARMLPLVGSSPTAMAAIAVTGAVTAFYGATCALAQRDLKRVLAFSTISQIGYMMLGVGAGAVTAATFHLLVHAFFKALLFLGAGCVIAAMHHEQDIFKMGGLRRTLPVTFWSFLAGAACLAGIPLTGGFFSKDSILLAVWSKGGILYQSLYFLALITALVTAYYTFRMVYLVFGGSSQEAHETGGLKTMQAVLIPLALLALSGGLLDLPAYLGEGFLGRLFAAVPGGKTIEGPGGEEVALQAIAGALALAGLVAAHFRYGRGRERRIEEADDQSPLFVFLLKGWYFDALYDMILVRPYQALSSVLWQKVDEGMIDGSLNRLAGGVGWTGTWLGRWSTGRVSIYLLSFAAGVALMIGYLAWLFI